TTTCCGTTGGAGTGTTTATAAATGTGGTGACTTCCTTTTATTCTGTCCAGAGTAAAGCCAGCTTTGATCAATAATTTAATGATACTTTTTGAGCTGAAATCAGGCATGAGAGACTTGCAAGTTCATCTCAAGTAAATTGTCATCTGTAGGAATAGGAAGAGAGTCAGATTGTAACGACTCAATATACAATTCAATGGCCTCTTTGGCGTTAATCTTAGCTTCTTCTAGGTTAGTTCCATAAGTAATACAGCCTTCAAGGCTAGGTACGAAAACTGTATAGCCTCCTTCAGGTTCTTCTCGAAACAAAACTTTGTAATTCAGCATGTTCAAATATACGAATTCAGGTGTTTAAAAGTTGAAACATTACCCTAAAAACGAAATTAAAACACCTGCAGCCACAGCAGAGCCAATTACTCCGGAAATGTTGCTGGCCATGGCATATTGAAGCAAATGATTAGACGAGTCGTGCTTCAAAGCAATATCATTGGCCACCCGAGACGCCATAGGTACTGCAGATAATCCAGTGGCACCTATGAGTGGATTGATTTTCTTTTTAGCCACCAAATTATAAACCTTCACGGCGAAAATGCCTCCTGCTATTGAAATGGCAAAAGCAATGAATCCGCCAACTACAATCATGATAGTTTCTACGTTCAAGAAGGCTTTAGCTGTCATGGTGGCTCCTACCGTAAGTCCAAGAAAAATAGTCGCCGCATTCATGATTGAGTTGGATGCCGCATCAAATAATCTGGAAGTGTTGTTGCCAATTTCTTTTACCAGATTGCCAAACAATAGCATGCCAACCAATGGAACCGAAGAAGGCACCATAATCGCGACAATCGTACCCAAGGCAATTGGGAACAAAATCTTTACCGCTTGTAGGTTTTTAATGGCTGTACTTGAAGGATATAGTTTGTCCTGTTTTTTCATGTTGATAGCCAATTCGCTTTTGCTCATGGTTAACCGGACTACAAATGGAATAATCACAGGAACCAAAGCCATATATGAATAGGCGGCAATAGCAATTGGGCCTAAGAGGTGAGGAGCTAATTTGATGGTGG
The sequence above is drawn from the Reichenbachiella sp. genome and encodes:
- a CDS encoding type II toxin-antitoxin system HicA family toxin, translated to MPDFSSKSIIKLLIKAGFTLDRIKGSHHIYKHSNGKRAVVPHPKKDLPKGTYHSILKQAGI
- a CDS encoding type II toxin-antitoxin system HicB family antitoxin, producing MLNYKVLFREEPEGGYTVFVPSLEGCITYGTNLEEAKINAKEAIELYIESLQSDSLPIPTDDNLLEMNLQVSHA
- a CDS encoding sodium ion-translocating decarboxylase subunit beta, which gives rise to MELLRKVYEMTAIGDLATHPENILMILVAFGLLYLGIRKQYEPLLLVPIAFGVLLANFPGGEMGVVKIEEGKNLLEIARDHGIMNFLYYALIKTGFLPPIIFMGVGALTDFGPMLRNLRLAFFGAAAQIGIFSVLIAAILMGFSPKEAAALGIIGGADGPTAIYTTIKLAPHLLGPIAIAAYSYMALVPVIIPFVVRLTMSKSELAINMKKQDKLYPSSTAIKNLQAVKILFPIALGTIVAIMVPSSVPLVGMLLFGNLVKEIGNNTSRLFDAASNSIMNAATIFLGLTVGATMTAKAFLNVETIMIVVGGFIAFAISIAGGIFAVKVYNLVAKKKINPLIGATGLSAVPMASRVANDIALKHDSSNHLLQYAMASNISGVIGSAVAAGVLISFLG